In the Methanosphaera stadtmanae DSM 3091 genome, AAATTAGCTCGTGGACATATTAATGAAAAATCATGTGATTCAAATACTATAGGAATATTAAGATCACTTCCTGCTTTAAAACAGGATAATGATAATCCCTTAAAGTTATTTATATGTACTATGTCAATATCTTCATCTATGAGTATTTGTCTTATTTTATTGTATGTATCGTTATTCCATAGGTCAAATAGGTGCCATAATGGTTTTTTAACTCCAGAAGCTTCAGTTTGTTTATAAACAGGATATAATTTAGTGGTATTTAATTGGTATATTATAATAGAATCCTGTTTTATTGTATGAGGATTATTATCAGGACTTGTTGTAATAATTATAACTGTATGTTTTTTTGCCATTTGTGTAGCAATCTTTTTAACAACTATTTCTGCACCACCAAGAACATGTGGTGGATAGAGATTTGTAATATAACATATTTTCATAATAACTCCTCATAGAGTTCATATATTGACTTTGCAATCTCACTCCATTCATATTTTTGTTGTATTAGTTTTCGTCCATTTTCACCCATATTATGTTTGAGATTATCATCTGTAAGTATTTTTATTATTGCATTGGTTAGTGCCTGTGTATCCTTTGGAGGTATTATAATACCACTATTTGTTTTAATAACATCATCTGCAACACCAACAATATCAGTACTAATAACTGGTGTTTTACATGAGAGTGCCTCAAGTACTACAATTCCAAAACCCTCTTGAAGTGATGATATGGATGGTAGTATGAATAGTTCTGAATTGGCATAGTTTTCAATTACATCACTATCACTTAAAAATCCCTTAAATTCAACATTATCTTCTAATTTTAATTTATGAGTTTTTTCTTTGTAAAAGTCAAGAAGTTCACCTTTTCCACCTACAACAAGTTTAACAGTAGGTATTTCTTTTTTAACATAAACTAAAGCTTCAAGAAGATAGTCAAGACCTTTATATTTATGAAATTTATCAAGAACACTTAGGAAAAATATTTGGTTTTTTTGTCGCTTAGTATTATTAGGCTTAAACAATGATGAATCAACACCATTTGGAATGGTAGTTATCTTATCTTTATAATTTTGTAAGTGTTTTGATTTGATATAATTATCCTGTGTTATTATAATTTTATCTGCCTTATTTAATAGAAATTTAAGTGCAGTTTTATTGTAAATATTTGCAATTGTATTTGCAAAACCATTTCCAATAATATCATTATGATATGTTACTACAAGTGGTTTATTTTTAATTCTTGAAATTATATTACTCCAATCACTACTCCATGGAGTTGGAATGTGTGTATGGACAATATCAAAATTCTCACTAAGAAGTGTTCTTGGAAGACTTGGAGTAATATTAGTATTTGCAATCTTTCCATAATATTTAAGACGTTTAATTGATATGTTATCATATATTTGGTTAGTTGGAGTGTTTTCTGGTTGCTTAGCACAGATTACCTTAACTTCACAATTATCATACATAGCTAATTGTTTAGAAATATAATAAACATACTGTTCAACACCACCAATAAATGGATAAAATCGAACTGGGGTCTGTATAATCTTCAAAAATAAAACCTCACATTTTTTTTATTTAGAAAAAAGGTATCTAACATATCACATGACTTTTTACTAAAATTTTTTCATATTATATTAATATAATTATATATAATTATAATTATTTAATAGATTTTCTTATTATAATGGTAGTTGTTGACTTGAAATAATTTCTTTTAGAGTTTTTTTTTATTGAAATTTTATTTTATATTTAACAATTAATTAAGTATTAACGAAGTTTAATTGATGATAATATTAATAGATTAAGACTAACTTTAAAAGTATTATACTAGATATATGGTTATTTAGATTATAATGGAATATTTAATTATCCTATTAAATCATACAAAGACATGTTCCATTGGATAGTATGGAGTGATTATTATGAAAATAGATGAAATGTCTTATAGAAGATTGAAGATACTGTTAGTTATTGACTAGTTATTTTAATAATAGGATTGTTTAGTGGAGAAATACATATTATAGGAATTGGAATAGGATTTGTAGTAACTGATATTATTTTAATTTATTATAAGAGAAAGTATTTGAATTTATAATTTAGAGGTGTATATATGAGTAGTTTAGAGGAAGTTAGTAAAAAAAAATGATGAATTAATTAGAAAATCAACTGCTTCTAAAGTATTTATAATATCACGTTGTATATCAATTTTAAGTTTAACATTGGTTGCTCTTTGTTTTGAACAATGGAGATTAATGGGGATTGCAATGCTTTTATTGTGTTGTTATACTTTTCCTATTAGATATGTTAGGTATTTTAAGAAACTTGATGATGAAGGGGATACTGAAAATTAAATAATCAATCTTTTTTATCTTTATTTTAAAGTAGTTTATTAATAGAAAATTAAAAAATAGAACTTTATAAGCAAAAAATTAGATAATAGGTAATCTAATTATTTTTTAGGATTTTCAAATAATAATTCTCAGTTTTTGCTGCGATACTGTTCCAATCATATTTCTTAGCACTTTTTCTACATAAATTTCTTTTATTATATGAAATTCCATCACTAATCAATTGGTTGATAAGAATAGCTAAGCTATCGACATTATCATTAATTATCCAACCATTATCTTCGTTTATTAAATCCTTTGCAGCGTTCATTTTAGCATTCACTGTAATAACAGGAACTCCACAGGCATTTGCTTCGATTGCAATGATTCCAAAACCTTCTCTTAATGATGGAAGTACTAGTATTGATGAACTTTTAAGTGTTTTATATAAATCTTCTTTATTTTTATAAAATCCTAAAAAGAAGACATTTTTCTCAAGTTCAAGTGTTGATACAATATGTTTTAGATAATCTTCCATTGGGCCTTCTCCTACAATAAAACATTTTGCATAAGGATGTACATCTACAACCTTTCTCATGGCTTTAATTAGTAAATCCACGTGTTTTTCAGCAATTAAACGTCCAGCATATATAACATCACAGTATTGTTTACTAGGATCTAAATAGATTATTTCATTA is a window encoding:
- a CDS encoding glycosyltransferase family 4 protein; this translates as MKIIQTPVRFYPFIGGVEQYVYYISKQLAMYDNCEVKVICAKQPENTPTNQIYDNISIKRLKYYGKIANTNITPSLPRTLLSENFDIVHTHIPTPWSSDWSNIISRIKNKPLVVTYHNDIIGNGFANTIANIYNKTALKFLLNKADKIIITQDNYIKSKHLQNYKDKITTIPNGVDSSLFKPNNTKRQKNQIFFLSVLDKFHKYKGLDYLLEALVYVKKEIPTVKLVVGGKGELLDFYKEKTHKLKLEDNVEFKGFLSDSDVIENYANSELFILPSISSLQEGFGIVVLEALSCKTPVISTDIVGVADDVIKTNSGIIIPPKDTQALTNAIIKILTDDNLKHNMGENGRKLIQQKYEWSEIAKSIYELYEELL
- a CDS encoding glycosyltransferase family 4 protein; the encoded protein is MKIAFIYDTAYPWVTGGAENRIFEIGKRLRLRGHDIHVFSLGYWMETKEYYGQETIKYNDITYHSVGKPMELYTKDGSRSIKEALYFAKCLVSVNFDDFDIVDCQGFPYFSCYTSKLKTMNSKANLVITLHEVWNDYWYDYMGRKGFFGKIVEKGILHLTDNVICVSTATYENMLENNKPSNSIIISNGVNINEIIYLDPSKQYCDVIYAGRLIAEKHVDLLIKAMRKVVDVHPYAKCFIVGEGPMEDYLKHIVSTLELEKNVFFLGFYKNKEDLYKTLKSSSILVLPSLREGFGIIAIEANACGVPVITVNAKMNAAKDLINEDNGWIINDNVDSLAILINQLISDGISYNKRNLCRKSAKKYDWNSIAAKTENYYLKILKNN